The following are encoded in a window of Halosolutus halophilus genomic DNA:
- a CDS encoding DUF4129 domain-containing protein → MAADSRGDESSGDRFDYRQVSFVVLAALALVLAAFFSPGFAGDGATPPEPEGDADPDTEIDPDPGSGSGDGTDDPGISFDWTELLDWLDLDPGDGGETTIDPDGDRVTDTCTVALDRDPVPGREVTAMISYRGQPLADVPVRFNDRSIGETDERGRVTGEVPYAEQLIVHVGAEGDPSCRAVGPAVSSSGAAATFPDAAVSSTDAADETTTSGTALSGSARTAAQSDESNSTVEYEVDGDVEITVADDPYPGDPIEIRAVIEDEPMRGATVTVDGDQVTETAADGTATITVPDDGSERIDVRVERGDFAGAATVDVLLLEAALLPGGLAPVPGSDGYVAAEIDGEPVPDAAVTIDGEERGRTGADGMLAVELPRDPTATVTVGTTDQTATVTLLEAYGGVALLLSIAVAGIGAVTYRTHGVRGPIAVAGLVAGLVVVLVVEAFYGPVAGLAALGAAAAIGLGAVAVRDGSPGVEPPAVRDATRGVTAWVVARALALVGYLETLIDRLRGDAGTVRAWVASLPRSVPALRARVAGWLRSLSRRGIAAIGRVAGWLREHPTGALVIVVAAVPLLFGGYVVGGARGVLVAAAILAVAVVAVVRLRSTGEDEPSTTGTESADAVSTSAVDATGDEAQPSFRELWRAFARQVAPGEWQTRTPGEIERAAYEAGYPREPVRELTTLFREVEYGERPLSDRIRERAAEAVEALTRDTTTTDGGRADDRSGSNEEPNPDRAPETDSRTSSDRGPGTESKTDPDRSSSRTGGDRP, encoded by the coding sequence GTGGCAGCCGATTCCAGGGGCGACGAATCCAGTGGCGATCGGTTCGACTACCGGCAGGTATCGTTCGTCGTGCTCGCCGCGCTCGCACTCGTCCTCGCGGCGTTTTTTTCGCCGGGGTTCGCCGGCGACGGCGCGACACCCCCGGAACCGGAGGGCGACGCCGATCCCGATACCGAGATCGATCCCGACCCCGGGTCCGGTTCGGGCGACGGCACCGACGACCCGGGTATCTCCTTCGACTGGACCGAGTTGCTCGACTGGCTCGACCTCGATCCCGGCGACGGAGGAGAGACGACGATCGATCCGGACGGCGATCGCGTCACCGACACGTGTACGGTCGCGCTCGATCGGGACCCGGTGCCGGGCCGCGAGGTGACGGCGATGATCAGCTACCGGGGCCAACCGCTCGCGGACGTCCCGGTCCGGTTCAACGACCGATCGATCGGCGAGACGGACGAGCGGGGTCGGGTGACCGGGGAGGTTCCCTACGCCGAGCAACTGATCGTTCACGTCGGTGCGGAAGGCGACCCGAGCTGTCGGGCCGTCGGGCCGGCGGTCTCGTCGTCGGGCGCGGCGGCCACGTTCCCGGACGCGGCGGTTTCGTCGACGGACGCGGCTGATGAGACCACCACCTCGGGGACGGCCCTGTCGGGATCGGCGAGGACCGCCGCCCAGAGCGACGAGTCGAACAGCACCGTCGAGTACGAGGTCGACGGCGACGTCGAGATCACCGTCGCCGACGATCCCTACCCCGGCGACCCGATCGAGATCCGGGCGGTCATCGAGGACGAACCGATGCGGGGGGCGACCGTCACCGTCGACGGGGATCAGGTGACCGAGACGGCCGCGGACGGCACCGCCACGATCACCGTCCCCGACGACGGCAGCGAGCGGATCGACGTCCGGGTCGAACGCGGTGACTTCGCGGGCGCGGCGACCGTCGACGTCCTGCTCCTCGAGGCGGCCCTGTTGCCCGGCGGCCTCGCACCCGTTCCGGGGAGCGACGGCTACGTCGCGGCCGAAATCGACGGGGAGCCGGTTCCGGACGCCGCCGTCACGATCGACGGCGAAGAGCGCGGGCGAACCGGCGCAGACGGGATGCTGGCCGTCGAGTTGCCGCGGGATCCGACGGCGACGGTGACGGTCGGCACGACGGACCAGACCGCGACCGTGACCCTGCTCGAAGCCTACGGCGGCGTCGCACTCCTGCTGTCGATCGCCGTCGCCGGGATCGGGGCCGTGACGTACCGGACCCACGGCGTCCGCGGTCCGATCGCCGTCGCCGGCCTCGTCGCCGGACTGGTCGTCGTCCTCGTCGTCGAGGCGTTCTACGGCCCGGTCGCGGGTCTCGCTGCCCTCGGCGCCGCCGCCGCGATCGGACTCGGTGCCGTCGCGGTTCGCGACGGGAGCCCCGGGGTGGAGCCGCCTGCAGTCCGCGACGCGACGCGCGGCGTCACCGCGTGGGTCGTCGCTCGCGCGCTCGCGCTGGTCGGGTACCTCGAGACGCTGATCGATCGCCTCCGGGGGGACGCCGGTACCGTGCGCGCGTGGGTCGCGTCGCTCCCGCGATCGGTGCCGGCCCTCCGCGCGAGGGTGGCCGGCTGGCTCCGATCGCTTTCGAGGCGAGGGATCGCCGCGATCGGCCGGGTTGCGGGGTGGCTCCGGGAACACCCGACCGGGGCGCTCGTCATCGTCGTCGCGGCCGTCCCGCTGCTCTTCGGTGGCTACGTCGTCGGCGGCGCGCGGGGCGTCCTCGTCGCGGCCGCGATACTCGCCGTCGCCGTCGTCGCCGTCGTCCGGTTGCGATCGACCGGCGAGGACGAGCCGTCGACGACCGGAACTGAGTCCGCCGACGCCGTGTCGACGTCGGCCGTCGACGCGACCGGCGACGAGGCCCAGCCCTCGTTCCGGGAGCTGTGGCGGGCCTTCGCCCGGCAGGTCGCTCCCGGGGAGTGGCAGACGCGCACCCCAGGCGAGATCGAACGCGCGGCCTACGAGGCCGGCTACCCGCGCGAGCCGGTCCGGGAGCTGACGACGCTCTTCCGCGAGGTCGAGTACGGCGAGCGGCCGCTGTCGGACCGCATCCGTGAGCGCGCCGCCGAGGCTGTCGAGGCGCTGACGCGGGACACCACGACGACGGACGGAGGCCGGGCCGACGATCGATCGGGGTCGAACGAGGAGCCGAACCCCGATCGAGCGCCGGAGACGGACTCGAGAACGAGTTCCGATCGAGGACCGGGAACGGAATCGAAGACGGACCCCGATCGCTCGTCATCGAGAACGGGCGGTGATCGGCCGTGA
- a CDS encoding DUF58 domain-containing protein — translation MAATIALVIAGLADGNGVLLLGAVIPLAYVAAGALSRVRPPDEGECAVTRSVAPTPAPPGRPVTVTLTVTNESDRTIPDVRLVDGVPRDLAVLDGSPRAGTTLEPGETVAVEYVVVARRGEYAFEPPRIRVRGLGASAVTTTTPAPAGDETLRCRLDADAPPIEETGRKRIGQLTTDRPGEGVAFHSSREYQPDDPASRINWRQYAKRGELATVNYEQQVAASVILVVDARSPNHVVAGRGRPTGVELAAYAATRALTDLLAHGHDVGVAIVGLEGDGPAGLAWLEPRNGREQRSRALDLFRLATDATTPSEVRERNPGESMTAPERYEANRAAEQHRKLIELAPADAQIALFSPLLDDVPIGGVETWRGAGLPTVVLSPDIVPENTASGQHAQIRRRTRLARCQTAGARTFDWRRGTPLPLIIEHAFAAAAKLSGRLTAGATGGGSGGTTGPVRGPGAGGED, via the coding sequence ATCGCTGCGACGATCGCGCTCGTGATCGCCGGTCTCGCCGACGGGAACGGCGTACTGCTGCTGGGGGCTGTCATCCCGCTTGCCTACGTGGCCGCCGGCGCGCTCTCGCGCGTGCGCCCGCCCGACGAGGGCGAGTGTGCCGTTACCCGGTCGGTGGCCCCGACGCCCGCGCCGCCCGGACGACCGGTCACCGTGACCCTCACGGTGACGAACGAGAGCGATCGAACGATCCCGGACGTCCGGCTCGTCGACGGCGTCCCGCGGGATCTCGCCGTCCTCGACGGGTCGCCGCGTGCGGGGACGACGCTCGAACCGGGCGAAACCGTCGCCGTCGAGTACGTCGTGGTCGCTCGGCGCGGCGAGTACGCGTTCGAGCCGCCACGGATCCGGGTTCGCGGCCTCGGGGCGAGCGCAGTCACGACGACGACTCCCGCTCCCGCGGGCGACGAGACGCTCCGCTGTCGGCTCGACGCCGACGCACCGCCGATCGAGGAGACGGGTCGAAAGCGTATCGGCCAGTTGACGACCGATCGGCCCGGCGAGGGCGTCGCCTTCCACTCCTCCCGGGAGTACCAGCCGGACGATCCCGCCAGCCGGATCAACTGGCGCCAGTACGCCAAGCGGGGGGAACTCGCGACGGTCAACTACGAACAGCAGGTCGCCGCCTCGGTGATCCTCGTCGTCGACGCCCGGAGTCCGAACCACGTCGTCGCCGGACGCGGTCGGCCCACCGGCGTCGAACTCGCGGCCTACGCGGCGACGCGGGCGCTGACCGACCTGCTCGCACACGGTCACGACGTCGGGGTCGCGATCGTCGGGCTCGAGGGGGACGGCCCCGCCGGGCTCGCCTGGCTCGAGCCGCGCAACGGCCGCGAACAGCGATCGCGCGCACTCGATCTGTTCCGGCTGGCGACCGACGCGACGACGCCGAGCGAGGTCCGCGAACGCAATCCGGGCGAGTCGATGACGGCCCCGGAGCGCTACGAGGCGAACCGGGCCGCCGAGCAGCACCGCAAACTGATCGAGCTCGCACCGGCGGACGCACAGATCGCGCTGTTCTCGCCGCTGCTGGACGACGTCCCGATCGGCGGCGTCGAGACGTGGCGCGGTGCGGGCCTGCCCACCGTCGTCCTCTCGCCCGACATCGTCCCCGAGAACACGGCCAGCGGCCAGCACGCGCAGATCCGCCGGCGAACGCGGCTCGCCCGGTGTCAGACGGCCGGGGCCCGCACGTTCGACTGGCGACGCGGGACGCCGTTACCGCTGATCATCGAGCACGCCTTCGCCGCCGCCGCGAAGCTCTCCGGCCGGCTGACCGCTGGGGCCACCGGCGGCGGTAGCGGCGGTACTACTGGCCCGGTCCGGGGACCGGGCGCAGGAGGTGAAGACTAG
- a CDS encoding bifunctional nuclease family protein — protein MKASIDAVRVAGTPQGPVPVVVLAVDDENDVVPIFIGFNEATSIARGLEADDIGRPLTHDLLLDVMEELGSRIDRVVVSEIEQRDDGQGGTYIADLHVETPRGETVIDARPSDSLALAARTNASIEVTEDVFEDGRDDSEKFEQLEDIRNVSGEM, from the coding sequence ATGAAGGCATCCATCGATGCGGTCCGCGTCGCGGGGACGCCCCAGGGACCGGTCCCAGTGGTCGTCCTCGCCGTCGACGACGAAAACGACGTCGTGCCGATTTTCATCGGGTTCAACGAGGCGACCAGCATCGCCCGCGGCCTCGAGGCCGACGACATCGGTCGCCCGCTGACCCACGACCTCCTGCTCGACGTGATGGAGGAACTCGGCAGCCGGATCGATCGGGTCGTCGTCAGCGAGATCGAGCAACGCGACGACGGGCAGGGCGGGACCTACATCGCCGATCTCCACGTCGAGACGCCGCGGGGCGAGACCGTCATCGACGCCCGGCCCAGCGACTCGCTGGCGCTCGCCGCCCGAACGAACGCGTCGATCGAAGTGACCGAAGACGTCTTCGAGGACGGCCGAGACGACAGCGAAAAGTTCGAGCAACTGGAAGACATCCGCAACGTATCCGGTGAGATGTAG
- the hisE gene encoding phosphoribosyl-ATP diphosphatase has translation MEDILEELFAVIEDRKETLPEGSYTASLFTHEKGENAVLEKLGEETTELVLAAKDDDDEEVAYEAADIVYHLLVLLSMKDMDLADLEAELRARR, from the coding sequence ATGGAGGATATACTCGAGGAGCTGTTTGCCGTCATCGAGGATCGCAAGGAAACGCTTCCGGAGGGGTCCTACACCGCGTCGCTGTTCACCCACGAGAAGGGCGAGAACGCGGTGCTGGAGAAACTCGGCGAAGAGACGACCGAACTCGTCCTCGCGGCGAAAGACGACGACGACGAGGAAGTGGCCTACGAGGCCGCCGACATCGTCTATCACCTGCTCGTGTTGCTCTCGATGAAAGACATGGATCTCGCAGACCTCGAAGCGGAGCTTCGGGCTCGTCGGTGA
- a CDS encoding SDR family oxidoreductase: MSESTVSEAEPTESEVVVVTGASAGVGRATARAFAERGAKIGLLARGEDGLEGAREDVEAAGGEAITVPTDVADPDAIEAAAEAVEETFGPIDVWVNNAMVSVLSPSAEMTADEYRRVTEVTYLGYVYGTQAALDRMRPRDEGTIVQVGSALAYRGIPLQSAYCGAKHAIQGYTESVRTELIHDDCDVQLSMVQMPAMNTPQFEWAKSRLPCEPQPVPPIYQPEVAARAIVWTVDHGRDELWVGWPTLKAILGNRLVPRRLDRYLAQGGYDAQQTDEPVDPDREHNLRDPVSGDFGAHGPFDERARDRSLQLWAAVHRRTIALVAGLAAAVVGAVLGRRVTASGPD; encoded by the coding sequence ATGTCCGAATCCACCGTATCCGAAGCCGAACCCACCGAATCCGAAGTCGTCGTCGTCACGGGCGCATCGGCCGGCGTCGGGCGAGCCACCGCTCGCGCGTTCGCCGAACGCGGCGCGAAAATCGGCCTGCTCGCGCGGGGCGAGGACGGCCTCGAAGGCGCGCGCGAAGACGTCGAGGCGGCCGGCGGCGAGGCGATCACCGTCCCGACCGACGTGGCCGATCCCGACGCGATCGAGGCCGCGGCCGAAGCCGTCGAGGAGACGTTCGGACCGATCGACGTCTGGGTGAACAACGCGATGGTGTCGGTGTTGTCGCCGTCCGCGGAGATGACCGCCGACGAGTACCGTCGCGTCACCGAGGTCACGTACCTGGGATACGTCTACGGCACGCAGGCCGCGCTCGATCGGATGCGCCCGCGCGACGAGGGGACGATCGTCCAGGTCGGTTCGGCGCTTGCGTACCGCGGCATTCCGCTCCAGTCCGCCTACTGCGGGGCGAAACACGCGATCCAGGGGTACACCGAATCCGTGCGGACGGAACTCATCCACGACGACTGCGACGTGCAACTCTCGATGGTACAGATGCCCGCGATGAACACCCCGCAGTTCGAGTGGGCGAAGAGTCGATTGCCGTGCGAGCCACAGCCGGTACCGCCGATCTACCAGCCCGAGGTCGCCGCCCGCGCGATCGTCTGGACCGTCGATCACGGACGGGACGAACTGTGGGTCGGCTGGCCGACGCTGAAGGCGATCCTCGGCAACCGACTCGTTCCGCGGCGACTCGACCGATACCTCGCACAGGGGGGATACGACGCCCAGCAGACCGACGAGCCCGTCGACCCCGATCGAGAACACAACCTCCGCGACCCGGTCTCGGGGGATTTCGGCGCTCACGGCCCGTTCGACGAGCGGGCCCGCGATCGAAGCCTGCAGCTCTGGGCGGCCGTGCATCGACGAACGATCGCCCTGGTCGCCGGCCTCGCGGCCGCGGTCGTCGGCGCGGTTCTCGGTCGGCGCGTCACGGCGTCCGGTCCGGATTGA
- the pdxT gene encoding pyridoxal 5'-phosphate synthase glutaminase subunit PdxT: MTLVAGVVAVQGDVAEHADAIERAARAHGHEVTVREIRESGIVPDCDLLAMPGGESTTISRLVHSEGIAPEIRAHVDAGKPLLATCAGLIVASTDAGDDRVDELGLLDVSVERNAFGRQKDSFEVPLSVSGLADDEPYPAVFIRAPAIDAVGECEVLATWDDRPVAVRDGPIVGTAFHPELTPDSRIHGLAFFENDDASVPAGEEIH, encoded by the coding sequence ATGACACTGGTTGCGGGCGTCGTCGCCGTCCAGGGCGACGTCGCGGAACACGCGGACGCCATCGAGCGGGCGGCACGGGCGCACGGCCACGAGGTTACGGTACGCGAGATCCGCGAGTCCGGGATCGTCCCCGACTGCGACCTGCTCGCGATGCCCGGCGGCGAGTCGACGACCATCTCCCGACTCGTCCACAGCGAGGGGATCGCCCCGGAGATCCGCGCGCACGTCGACGCCGGCAAGCCGCTGCTCGCGACGTGTGCCGGGCTGATCGTCGCCTCGACCGACGCGGGCGACGATCGGGTCGACGAACTCGGATTGCTCGACGTGAGCGTCGAGCGAAACGCCTTCGGCCGCCAGAAGGACAGCTTCGAGGTGCCGCTGTCCGTTTCCGGTCTCGCCGACGACGAACCGTACCCGGCGGTGTTCATCCGGGCCCCGGCGATCGACGCGGTCGGGGAGTGCGAGGTGCTCGCGACGTGGGACGATCGGCCGGTTGCCGTCCGAGACGGGCCGATCGTCGGCACCGCCTTCCATCCCGAACTGACCCCCGACAGCCGGATTCACGGGCTCGCCTTCTTCGAGAACGACGACGCGTCGGTACCGGCGGGAGAGGAGATACACTGA